One region of Cucurbita pepo subsp. pepo cultivar mu-cu-16 chromosome LG03, ASM280686v2, whole genome shotgun sequence genomic DNA includes:
- the LOC111790311 gene encoding auxin-responsive protein SAUR32-like yields the protein MPGGERRRQHSAAAAVPKGCLAVRVGQKEEEQQRFVVPVMYFNHPRFMQLLKEAEEEYGFDQKGTIAIPCHVEEFRHVQGMIDRENSFHRRHHHHHHHHHVGCFRVSF from the coding sequence ATGCCCGGTGGAGAGAGACGACGCCAGcactccgccgccgccgccgtcccCAAAGGCTGCTTGGCGGTCCGAGTGGGCCAGAAGGAGGAAGAGCAGCAGAGATTTGTGGTCCCGGTTATGTACTTCAATCACCCGCGCTTCATGCAACTTCTCAAAGAGGCGGAGGAGGAGTACGGATTCGATCAGAAGGGGACCATCGCCATTCCTTGCCACGTCGAGGAGTTCCGCCACGTCCAGGGCATGATTGACCGTGAAAATTCATTCCACCGCcgtcaccaccaccaccaccaccaccaccacgtCGGTTGCTTTCGGGTTTCATTCTGA
- the LOC111790618 gene encoding rho GTPase-activating protein 5-like: protein MTRLFRSKSCGHVRVPEFKPPPPPPSSYYDSDDEEEEEEEDEEEEEEEDDYYGDGVNENGYALVLTNSVSDSDEDKQEGATPHSNNGSQFPILDILVTALRKSLVCSVETDEVCSMDISSPVNVRHVSHVTFDRFNGFLGLPSEFEPEVPTRVPSASASVYGVSANSMQCSFDDRGNSVPTILLMMQKRLYSEGGLKAEGIFRINAENSQEEFVRTQLNSGVVPRGIDVHCLAGLIKAWLRELPTGVLDTLTPEQVMHCNTEEDCTQLVKLLPPMEAAILDWAINLMADVVQQETHNKMNARNIAMVFAPNMTQMADPLTALIHAVQVMNLLKTLILKILQEREESEGKQPSSCLDTPNPEINRTSSNSTSGKSTEQPPNSVANAASFNRVDYSSGGKFESFEEKDEEEEEEEEEEEEEEEEEEQYHSASGRSTPIRYGVGGLQSGCREGGYETSEWLSLRKGVRKLCRHPVFQLSKSSKKSRSFGVVSCKY from the exons ATGACTCGCTTATTTCGATCCAAATCGTGCGGACACGTCAGAGTTCCGGAATTTAAgccgccgcctccgccgccgaGCTCTTATTATGATAGTGACgatgaggaggaggaagaagaagaagacgaggaggaggaggaagaagaggacgATTACTATGGAGATGGGGTAAATGAAAATGGGTATGCCTTGGTTTTGACGAATTCGGTCTCTGATAGTGATGAGGACAAGCAGGAGGGAGCTACGCCGCATAGTAATAATGGGAGTCAGTTTCCGATTCTTGACATTTTGGTGACGGCACTGCGGAAATCCTTGGTTTGCAGTGTGGAAACGGATGAAGTTTGTTCCATGGATATTAGCTCGCCGGTGAATGTGAGGCATGTTTCTCATGTTACGTTCGATAGGTTCAATGGGTTTCTGGGTTTGCCTTCAGAATTCGAGCCTGAGGTGCCAACCAGAGTGCCTAGCGCCAG TGCTAGCGTATACGGAGTTTCTGCGAACTCAATGCAGTGTTCTTTTGATGATAGAGGAAATAGTGTGCCAACAATCCTTCTTATGATGCAAAAACGGCTGTATTCAGAGGGAGGTCTAAAG GCAGAAGGAATATTTCGAATAAATGCTGAGAATAGTCAGGAAGAGTTTGTTCGAACTCAACTAAACAGTGGCGTAGTGCCACGAGGCATCGATGTTCACTGTTTAGCAGGCTTGATCAAG GCATGGCTTAGAGAGCTCCCTACAGGGGTGCTTGATACACTAACCCCAGAACAAGTGATGCATTGCAACACAGAGGAAGACTGCACTCAACTTGTTAAGCTACTCCCTCCCATGGAAGCTGCTATCCTTGACTGGGCTATCAATTTGATGGCAGATGTTGTGCAACAGGAGACACACAACAAGATGAATGCACGCAACATTGCTATGGTTTTTGCACCAAACATGACTcag ATGGCTGATCCTTTGACTGCACTAATTCATGctgtacaagtaatgaattTGTTGAAGACCCTTATTCTTAAGATCCTCCAAGAAAGGGAAGAATCAGAAGGCAAGCAGCCGTCTTCTTGCTTGGATACTCCTAACCCCGAGATCAATAGGACGTCTTCAAACTCAACCAGTGGCAAATCCACGGAGCAACCGCCAAATTCGGTTGCGAACGCTGCAAGTTTCAATAGAGTTGACTACAGTTCTGGAGGGAAATTCGAAAGCTTTGAAGAgaaagacgaagaagaagaagaagaagaagaagaagaagaagaagaagaagaagaagaagaacaataccATTCGGCCTCTGGAAGAAGTACTCCGATTCGATACGGAGTCGGGGGATTACAAAGCGGGTGCAGAGAAGGAGGATATGAAACAAGTGAGTGGCTAAGCCTGAGAAAAGGGGTGAGGAAGCTATGCAGGCACCCTGTGTTTCAGCTGAGCAAGTCGAGCAAGAAGAGTAGAAGTTTTGGAGTTGTAAGTTGTAAGTATTAG
- the LOC111790625 gene encoding probable protein S-acyltransferase 12 has protein sequence MEVINPFKLCSGLKFLGYFMIVLVFAIVAVSYDAVVVLTWGPKLLVGGFDSFLAFSIIILFHVLLLLLSWSYFMVLLEDPGSVPENWTLASEAENMEAGSSSLPEQAPMDLDGAGRRPTTYCRRCQNGKPPRCHHCSVCQRCVLKMDHHCIWVVNCVGARNYKFFLLFLLYTFLETTMDTLVLLPSFIKFFDEAKSHTGSSPANLVILFLAFVLNLAFALSLLCFVVMHASLLMSNTTSVEVHEKRRASQWKYDLGKKKNFEQVFGTKAALWLFPLFSKEDLEKIPALRGLEFPIRSDMEA, from the exons ATGGAAGTTATCAACCCTTTCAAGCTCTGTTCGGGCCTCAAGTTCCTTGGCTACTTCATGATTGTCTTGGTTTTCGCCATTGTTGCAGTGTCCTACGATGCGGTTGTAGTGCTCACCTGGGGTCCCAAATTACTCGTCGGCGGCTTCGACTCCTTCCTCGCGTTCTCTATCATCATTTTGTTTCATGTTCTG CTTTTACTCTTGTCGTGGAGCTACTTTATGGTACTCCTCGAAGATCCTGGTTCCGTACCGGAAAATTGGACATTGGCAAGTGAAGCAGAGAATATGGAGGCTGGTAGTTCGTCATTGCCGGAACAGGCACCAATGGATTTAGATGGTGCCGGGAGAAGACCTACGACCTATTGTCGTCGATGCCAAAATGGAAAACCACCACGCTGTCATCATTGCTCCGTTT GTCAAAGATGTGTTCTTAAGATGGATCATCATTGTATTTGGGTGGTTAATTGTGTTGGAGCACGAAACTAcaaattctttcttcttttcttg CTTTACACATTCTTGGAGACAACAATGGATACACTTGTTTTGCTGCCtagttttatcaaattttttgatGAAGCTAAGAGCCACACCGGTTCTTCTCCTGCCAATCTTGTAATCCTTTTTTTAGCTTTTG TTCTTAATTTAGCCTTCGCACTCAGTCTTCTTTGTTTCGTAGTTATGCATGCATCTCTCCTGATGAGCAACACAACATCAGTTGAG GTTCACGAGAAGAGAAGAGCAAGTCAATGGAAGTATGACctaggaaagaagaaaaattttgaGCAG GTATTCGGGACAAAGGCAGCACTGTGGCTTTTCCCATTGTTTTCGAAGGAGGATTTGGAGAAAATTCCTGCACTTCGAGGCTTGGAATTCCCAATTCGTTCTGATATGGAGGCTTGA